TCTGTTCAGTGATTGAATAATCAGACATTCTCGAgattgtcaaatattttcttacatCATTTAATAAATCTGGTTTCAAGAAATGTTCTGCTGcttcaattatttctttaaaGGTGTTTGTACACATTGGATCCGGTTCTAAAGTAACATGAACATCACTGTTGATCATCGATTTTCCTTCAGATAATATCAAAAAAGGAATGTCACAATTAAATTCCAGTGGGTAGTATTTAAAGTCGTAAGCTATAGATTGGTTTTTGATTACATCAGATATAGCTTTAATGTTGCTTATACCTGCCGAATTTAATTTTCCAGGAGTTAATTTGGTTTCATCCAAGACAAAGTGGGTATTTTCACTTAACTGAAGTACACCAGatgataaataattcaattcataatctttttttggaataaatgtTAAATCATTTAGGTTTTCTAAGGTCATTGGCAAATAGACACTTTTtggaacaattttttcaatgaatttataCAATTCATTTGGATAATTAGCAAGTTCTGGAATTTTCGAGATATTTAATGATAACTTGCCTAATGCTAGGCCTTCACGACGTAAATACACTCTTGATATTAGATGCAGCAGTAAATATTCAGCGGCCAAAGTATCGCCTAAAAGTAATTGTGTCAACAAAATCATTAGATCTTTACGAATCAAGCTGAATTTATCTTTatcatatttatcaatttcattattcaGCAAAGGATTACCATGTACTATCTTTCGAAAGCATGTACAATGAATTTTGGGTATGAAACATGTCGCTCCATCTGTATCCATGTCATTGTCATCTCTATTAGCATTTACTGATGGATCCATATCcaaaaaaccaataaattcACACACATCATTAATTTTCAACACCTCCTGGTCGCCATACAACTTAACATGATATACTTGATTAGTATCTGTAGGAAGTGGAAAAATATCATTTGGACGGTTAGGTATAAATTTTGATTCTGTtcgattaaaattattgttgcaaattttcttgttttgtatGTTACTATTTGAAGCACAGCAAGGATCTTCTACATCCATAGTTTCCTCTAGAACTCTTTTTTTACTTGATAACATCGGTGCACAATTTTCTGGAATAACtttcgatttttcttcataCACATTAACCCATGTATTCACTGCTGGTACTGATATAACAACAAAAGTTTGTCGCTCAGAAGTAACattagaaatattatcaaaattaatgtaTTCATTATCATTCACTGCAACGCTTTCTTCGTATTTACTATGTAACCAAGAGTtttcatttgtaattttatttactacctcaaatttttctaaataatactCAGGAGTATGCATATCTTGAATCATCCCAATGAATCTAACCAGTTTTGAGTTGCCTAATTGTTCCAACTTATTAACATTCAGTAATGGAATTGTGTCTATTAACGATTGATCTTTCAACAAGTTCGAAcagttttcttcattttcacgCCAATAAAATGGAGTTATCGTTTTTATATccattattataacaaaatttactatttgAACTAAACTGTTACAATAACA
The genomic region above belongs to Diorhabda carinulata isolate Delta chromosome 9, icDioCari1.1, whole genome shotgun sequence and contains:
- the LOC130897831 gene encoding mini-chromosome maintenance complex-binding protein, with protein sequence MDIKTITPFYWRENEENCSNLLKDQSLIDTIPLLNVNKLEQLGNSKLVRFIGMIQDMHTPEYYLEKFEVVNKITNENSWLHSKYEESVAVNDNEYINFDNISNVTSERQTFVVISVPAVNTWVNVYEEKSKVIPENCAPMLSSKKRVLEETMDVEDPCCASNSNIQNKKICNNNFNRTESKFIPNRPNDIFPLPTDTNQVYHVKLYGDQEVLKINDVCEFIGFLDMDPSVNANRDDNDMDTDGATCFIPKIHCTCFRKIVHGDTLAAEYLLLHLISRVYLRREGLALGKLSLNISKIPELANYPNELYKFIEKIVPKSVYLPMTLENLNDLTFIPKKDYELNYLSSGVLQLSENTHFVLDETKLTPGKLNSAGISNIKAISDVIKNQSIAYDFKYYPLEFNCDIPFLILSEGKSMINSDVHVTLEPDPMCTNTFKEIIEAAEHFLKPDLLNDVRKYLTISRMSDYSITEQNEEFIQNEFVKMRQIRSNVTADDLHSMLIISRLVSISEGKGCFDKESWEKAFKMEEERNIRIKNLRK